CGCCCACCACGGGTCGGGTGCGGGCGATGTGGGCGGCGAGCTCCGGTGCGCGGCCCTGGGGGTCCGACGGGACCATCGCGGCGCCGAGGCGGGTGCACGCCAACCAGGTGGCGATGAACGACGGCGAGTTGGTCAGTGCGAGGTGGACGGTGTCGCCGGGTCCGACACCGAGGCGGTGGAGGGTCGCAGCGACCCTGGCGACCTCACCGTCGAAGGTTCCGTACGTCCACTCGGCCACGCGGCCGTCGGACCGTTCGAAACACAGGAACAGCCCATCGGGGCGCGCCGCCACCGCGTCCGTCCAGACCTGTGAGAATGCGACGGGCTCGAGCGGCGGCGCGGCGGTCCCCATCAGGAGGCGGCGACCTCCGGGGCGTTCGCTGCGGCCTCCCCGTAGCCACCGCCGCCGGGCAACTCGAGACGCACGACGTCACCGGGGGCGAGTTCGATCCGGGACTGGGTGCGTACCGCCTCGCCGTTGACCTCGAAGGAACCGGCCGCGCCGGCGTCGCCACCGAAGATCCCCTCGGGCGCCTCGACGAGGCGACTGGTCACCGCGTTGAGTTGCCAGGGCCGGGTGGTGTCGACGGTGAACTCGATGGTCTGTCCGAGACCGCCGACCTGTGCTCCGGTGCCCCCGGAGTCCGGACGCAGGGCCTTGCGGCTGAAACGGATCGGCGCCGACGCCTCGACGACCTCGATGGGGACGGCGGCGACGCCCGTCGGGTACGAACACGCGGACAGACCCGACTTGGTGGCGCGGGCACCGACCCCGCCCGCGTAGGTGAACATGGCCGTGATGAACGGGCTGCCGTCGTCGTGGTTGCCCGACACCTGCATCGTCCACACGGCGCCGGACCCCTCCGCCATCGCGGAATCGGGGGCGATCTGTGCGAGTGCCTTGAGGAGCGCGTTGGGCAGGAACATCCCGACGACGTGGCGGGCGGTGCACGGCTGCGGTGACTTCGCGTTGACGATCGAGCCCTCCGGCGCGGTCATCCTGATGGGCTCGAGGCTCCCGTGGTTGTTGGGGATCTCGGGGTTCAGGACCGACCGCACCGTGAACGTCGTGTAGGCGTGGGTGTAGTTCTTCACGACGTTGATGCCCCACCGGCTGGCATCGGAGGAACCTGTGTAGTCGACGAGGATCTCACCGGCGTCGGTGTCGACGGTCACCGCACACACGATGTCGATGGTGGAGCCGTCGGCGAGGTCGAGGATCGCCGCGGACCGGTAGGTGCCGGCCGGTAGGGCCCGGATCGAAGCCCGGGTGGCGGCCTCCGAGCGCGAGATGATCTCGTCGGCGAGTTCTTCGATGTCGTCGAGCCCGTAGGTGTCACACAGCGCCGCGAGGCGCTGGGAACCGACCTCGGCCGAGGCCATCTGGGCGTGGAGGTCACCCGCCATGTGGTCGGGCTGACGGACGTTTGACAAGATGAACCGCCAGGCGTCGTCGTTGCGTTCGCCCGCCTTCATCAGCTTGCAGATGGGGATCCAGATCCCCTCCTCGAACACGTCACGCGCGCCTGCGCCGATCCCGTATCCGCCGACGTCGGTGTGATGGATGGTCGACCCGAAGAACGCGATGAGCCGCCCGGCGCGGAACACCGGCGAGAGGACGGTCACGTCCAGGAGCTGGCCGGCCGTCTTGTACGGGTCGTTCGTGATGAGGACGTCACCCGGTTCGAGCGTCTCCGCGGGGTACTCCGCGAGCATGGCCACGGCGGCACGCGCGAGCGAGTTGATGTGACCCGGCGTGCCGGTGACAGCCTGGGCGACCATGCGGCCCCGTCGGTCGAAGACGCCGTTGGCGAGGTCACCCGCCTCGCGCACGATCGGGCTGAATGCCGAGCGCTGAAGCGCCTTGGCCTGCTCGTTGACGGTGGCGATGAGGCTCTGCCAGAGAACCTCGAGCTCCACGGCGTCGAAACGACTGGTGCCGCCTGCAGTGATCGTGGTGTCGGTCATGTCTCCCCTCCACGGGTTGCGACGAGGCTGCCGTCGCCGGCGACGGTCACGCTCCAGCCTGGTCTGATGACTGCGGTCGTCTCGCGTTCTTCGACGATGGCGGGGCCGCCGAACGTGGCGCCCGCACCGAGCGTCGCCCGGCGGTAGACGGGGACCTCCACGGGTGCCTCACCACGCCCGAACCGCACCGGCCGTGTGCGGTGCGGAGTCGGCTCGCCTGCGCCGTCGGCAACCGGCGGTTCGATGTCTGCTGACGGCTCGAAGGCGGACAGCCGCCACGTCACGACCTCGACACCGACGTCGGGGATCGCGAGCCCGAAGATCCGCCGGTATTCCTCCTCGAACGCGGTCAACAGCGTGGCGTCGTCGATCGGCCACTGGTCGCCCTCGCCCACCCAGATCGTGATCTCGTTGCCCTGACCCGCGTAGCGGGCGTCCACGCCGTAGCGGAAATGGATCCGGTCGGTGGCGACACCGGCCGCGGCGAGTACCCGGCGCCCCTCCTCACGCAGTTCCTCGAGGAGCGCGTCGCGTTCGGCGGGATCGAGGCCGCCCAGGGCGCGGACCCGGCTACGGGCGAGATCGATGCGCACCGGCGACACGAGAGTCCCGAACGCCGACAGGACACTCGCGTCGACGGGGAAGATGACCCGGTCGCTCTCGAGCAGTTCGGCGACGCCGCAGGCGTGCACCGGTCCGGCGCCTCCGAAGGCGATCAGGGGGACACCGCGCAGGTCGATGCCCTGCTCGACACCGTGCATCCGTGCCGCCGCCGCCATGTTCTGGTTGACGACCTCGTGGATGCCGGCGGCCGTGTCGGTCACAGACAGCCCGAGTCCCTCGGCGACCGGGGAGAGCGCAGACCGGGCCAACGAGGCCTCGAGAGGCATGTCCCCACCGAGGAAGGTCTCGGGATCGATCATGCCGAGCACCACATCGGCGTCGGTCACGGCCGGCTCGGTTCCGCCGCGTGCGTAGCTCGCCGGTCCGGGGTCGGCACCGGCCGACGTGGGACCGACCTTGAGGAGCCCGAGCCCGTCGACGCGTGCGAGGCTGCCGCCCCCGGCACCGATCTCGACGAGGTCCACCGACGGCACCGAGACGGGGAAGCCCGATCCCTTCTTGAACCGGTAGATCCGGGCCACCTCGAAGGAGTTGGTGAGTTCCGGCTCGCCGTGGCGGATGAGGCACGCCTTGGCTGTCGTACCGCCCATGTCGAAACACAGCAGACGGTCGAGGTCGTGACGGCGGGCGAACCACGACCCGGCGAGGGCACCGGCCGCAGGGCCGGACTCGACGAGTCGGATGGGCACCCGGGCCGCGTCGGCCGCAGAGACCACCCCACCGTTGGAGAGCATCATCAGCACCGAGCCCCCGAAACCCTCCGCGGAGAGCCACTTTCCGAGCTCGTCGAGATACGGACCGATCACGGGCATGGTGGCCGCATTGCACGCCGTGGTGACCATGCGGGGGTACTCGCGGATCTGCGGGGAGACCTCCGAGGACACGCAGACGGCCACACCGAGCTCGGCGGAGAGGTGATCGGCGACGACGCGCTCGTTGGCACCGTTGACATAGGCGTTGAGGAAGCACACAGCGACGGCGTCGAGGTTGGCGTCGCCCAGCTGGCGGGTCAGTTCGGCCAGCGCGGCCGGTGTCGGCTCCCCCACGATGTCGCCCGTCGCCGACACGCGCTCGTCGATTTCGAAGGTGAGGTCCCGGGGAATCGGCGGTTCCGGGAACTCGATCTGGAGGTCGTACATGTCGTAGCGGTGCTCGTCACGGATGAGGAGCGTGTCACCGAAGCCGGTGGTCGTGACGAGGCCCGCCCGACCCGTCTTGCCCTCGATCAGGGCGTTCGTGATGAGAGTGGTCGCGTGCACGATGGGCGCGGTGATCTCGGCCGGCCGGACACCGGCCTTTGCCAGCAGCGCGGTGATGCCGGTGCGGACACCCTCGAGGGGCGCGGCCGGGGTCGTCAGTGTCTTGTCCACGACGACGCGCCCGGAGTCCCCGTCGACGAGCACCACGTCGGTGAATGTCCCGCCGATGTCGACGGCGAGTCGCCAGTTCGTCATGCGTCCTCCCGCAGGTCGTCGCGGGGCGGGGCGAAGACGTCGAGGATCCAGCACTCGTCGTACTCCTCGTCGCCGACGAAGACGCTGTCACCGTGCCAGACGTCCTTGTAGGCCAGGTAGAAGTCACCGGGACCCAGGACCGTCCTCTCGGTGACCTCCTCACCGCCGATACGGAAGTCGAGCGCGCCGCGCATGATGATGCCGAGCTGTTCGTTGTCGGGGTGGTGGTGCAGGTACGAGCCGGGGGTACCGCCCGCGATGCGCCAGAAGCACAGTTGGAGTTCGTCGCCGGTGACGACGCGCCGCCGGAAGCCTGGGCGGTCTGTCGCGACGAACGCGTCCTCGTCCATGAAGAACGCCATCTGTCGGGTCGGGTCCATGGGGGGTGTGGGTCTCCTCGTCCTCAGGCCGGCTTCGTCGCCGGCTGCGTTCAGGTGGGTCGTCGGCACATCGGCCTCAGACAAGTTTCTCGATCATCCGCGACTCGACCTGGTCGAGGTGAGCCGTCACCGCCGCCGCCACGCCGGTCACCGATCCCTCGGCCATCGCCGTGGCGATGGCCTCGTGGGCCCGGGCCGACTCGTCGATGATCTCCGCGACGGCCTCCGCGTTGACGTCGTCGGTGAGCAGGGACTCGAATTCCCCGGAGTGGAAGAGCGCGTCGAGGACCTTCGAGTAGACCTCGGCGAGCACCCGGTTGCCGCAGGCATCGGCGATGGCCGCGTGGAAGGCGCGGTCGAGCCGGCGGAACTCGGCGATGTCGAGCCCGGAGCGGAAGCCACCGGCCATCTCGGCGAGCTCGCTGCGCTGGGCGTCGTCGGCACGACAACAGGCGAACTCCGCAACCGCCACCTCGATCGCCCGGCGGGTCTCGAACATGTCGCGTACCGCGGTCTTGCGGTGGTCCACGTCCACGTCGACCGAGGGGAGGTGTTCGACGACGCGCACCCGGTTGCCGGTGCGCTCGATGACGCCCAGTGCGCTGAGTCCGACGATCGCCTCGCGGACCGAGGTCCGGGCCACGCCGAACTGCTCGGCGAGTTCGCGTTCCGGGGGAAGGACCTCACCGGCACGGAGACGCCCGTTGCGGATGCCCTCGGCGATCGCGTGGCGGATCTCGTCGGCCACGGTGCGGCGTTCGATCTGGCCGAAGGGTTCACTCACCGGGAGTCGGCCTTCTCGACGTGAGACAGCCGACCGCGGACCCGACCTCGAGGTCGGCCCGGGCGGCGTGGATGTGGCGGCTCATCGGCAACGCAGGCACTCCGCGGCAGGTTCTGTGGCATCGACGACGTCACCGCCCGCGAGGGCGCCGACGCGGCGTAACGGTCTGATGGTCTGACCAAAGCGAGACTAGAGCCGTGGTGCGCTCATCGCAAGACTCAGGAAATCCGGGCGACCAGACCGGAACGGGCCGGTAGCCTCACGGAGGTGGAAACCCCCTCCCCCGCCATGACAGTCGGCTCCGTCGCGCTCGGAGCCGGCCGCGCCACGTCGGGCGCGGACGCCGTCGTCGCGCAGGGTCTCGAGAAGGCCTTCGGTGAGACGAGGGCGCTGCGGGGACTCGACCTCGTCGTTCCCCGCGGATCGCTGCTCGGCGTGCTCGGCCCCAACGGCGCCGGCAAGACGACCGCCGTTCGGATCCTCACCACTCTCCTTGTCCCCGACGCGGGGTCGGCCACCGTCGACGGCATCGACGTGATCGCCCAACCCGGCCGCGTCCGCGCCCGTATCGGGCTGACGGGACAGTACGCAGCGGTCGAGGAACGCCTGACAGGGCGAGAGAACCTCGAGCTCGTATGCCGCTACTTCCACATGCCACGCCGGGACGCGAAGAGCCGCAGCGTCGAACTGCTCGACCGCTTCGCGCTCACCGACGCCGGCGATCGTGTCGTGAAGGGCTATTCCGGCGGCATGCGACGCCGGCTCGACATCGCGATGAGCCTCGTCGCCCGGCCGTCAGTGCTCTTTCTCGACGAGCCCACCACCGGGCTCGATCCCCGCAGCCGGCTGGCGATGTGGGACCTGATCGAAGAACTCAAGGCCGAGGGCACGACCACGCTGCTCACCACGCAGTACCTCGAAGAGGCGGACCGGCTCGCGGACTCGATCACCGTCATAGACCGGGGACGCGTCATCGAGGAGGGCACCGCCGATCAGCTCAAGGACCGCCTCGGCGGCAACCGCGTCGCCGTCACGATCCGTCACGCCGACAACCTCGGCCGGGCCCGCGAGGCCATCGCCGGGTTGTGCACCGGCGAGATCACCGACGACGGACACCGCCACCTCGAGGCCTCCATCGCGACCCGGCCCGGCATCGTGCCCGAGGCGATCCGCCTCCTCGATGCCGCGGGCATCGACGTGCTCGACGTGGAGGTCCACCGCCCGACCCTCGACGACGTTTTCCTCACCCTGACCGGACACTCAGCTGACGACCTCGCCCCCGACGACTCGGGCGACCCCGACGGAGACCAGCCGTGAACGCCCCCGCCGCAGCAGACCCGGGCACAACCATCCCGAGGCGCCACGAGGTCCCCCAGGGCCCCGTGTGGATCGCCCGCGACGCCTGGACCGAGGCGACCCGTCACCTTCGGATCATCCCCCGCAACATCGAACTGCTGATCTTCGCCACGATCCAACCGATCATGTTCGTGCTGTTGTTCGTCTACGTCTTCGGCGGCTCGATCGAGGTGCCGGGGTTCGCCGACTACGACCAGTACCTGTTGCCGGGCATCTTCGCCCAGACCGTCGTGTTCGGTTCGGCGTTCACCGGGATCGGGATCGCCGAGGACATGCAGAAGGGGCTCATCGACCGGCTGCGGTCACTGCCCATGTCGCGTTCCGCGGTGCTCGTCGGCCGGACCATCTCGGACCTCGTACGCAACGTGATCACGTTCCTCGTCATGCTCGGGGTCGCGTTCGCCGTCGGTTTCCGCTTCGAAGGGTCCCTGGTCGAGGCTGTCGGAGCGACAGCGCTTCTGCTCGGCTTCAGCTATGCCTTCAGCTGGATCCAGGCGCTGTTCGGGCTTTCGGTGAAGTCCGTCGAGGCCGCCAACTCCGCGGGTTTCATCTGGATGTTCCCGCTCACGTTCGTGTCGTCGGCCTTCGTCGACGTCGACACGCTGCCGGGCTGGATGCAACCGATCGCCGAGTACAACCCCTTCACCGTGGCGACCGACGCCGCCCGGGCGCTCTACAACGGCAACGACGCCGGCAACGACGTCTGGGGCGCCCTGGCGTGGATCGTGGGCATCATCGCCGTCTTCTCGACGCTGGCCGTCCGGAAGTACGCCCGCACGACCTCGGCCTGACCGGCGAGGGGCGCGCCGCGAGGGCCTGAGCTCGACGGGTCCGCCACCGCCGTGTGAGATGCTCAGGCGATGATCGAGCACCTCCTCGAACCCGACTTCACGGGCCGGGTCGGCACCACGGTCGACCGGTCGACGCCCGCGTGGCCGGAGCTTCCGACGCCCGGACCTGACGCGCCGAACGTCGTCGTCATCGTCCTCGACGACGTGGGCTTCGCCCAGCTGGGCTGCTACGGCTCCGACATCTCGACGCCTCACATCGACGGACTCGCCGCGTCAGGGCTGCGCTACACCAACTTCCACGTCACGCCGCTCTGCTCCCCCACCCGCGCCTGCATCCTCACCGGCCGCAACCACCACAGCGTCGGCATGGGGATGATCAGCGGTTTCCCGTCCGGCTTCCCCAACGGTCGTGAGGCGGTGTCGCACCGGGCGGCGATGATCCCGGCCGCGCTGCGCGCCGAGGGCTACGGGACCTACGCCGTGGGCAAGTGGCACCTCGTCCCGATGGCCGACATGACACCCGCCGGCCGGTTCGACCATTGGCCCCTCTCGCACGGCTTCGACCGCTTCTACGGATTCCTCGGCGGCGAGACCGACCAGTACCGACCGAACCTCTACGTGGACAACCACGTGGCGACGCCGCCGCAGAACCCCGGGTACCACCTCAGCGAGGACCTGGTGGCCCAGGCGGAGACGATGCTGAGCGGGCACCGTTCGGCGGCCCCGGACCGGCCGTTCTTCCTGTACCTGGCATTCGGGGCGTGCCACGGCCCCCACCAGGTCCCCGAGCCCTATCGCAGCCGCTACCGGGGTCGCTACGACGACGGGTGGGACGCCACCCGCGAACGCTGGCACCGACGCCAACTCGAACTCGGCGTGATTCCGCCCGGGACCGGCCTGGCGCCACGGAACCCCGACGTCGAGCCGTGGGCGTCGTTCGATCCGGCCGAACAGGCGAGATTCGCGGAGTTCCAGGAGGTGTTCGCGGGCTTCCTCGAACACACCGACGCCCAGGTGGGCCGCGTCCTCGCGACGCTGGACGCTCTCGAGTGCGCCGGGAACACCATCGTGATGGTGATGTCGGACAACGGCGCCGCCGGTGAGGCCGGGCCACGGGGCACGTGGAACGAGCTGATCCCCTTCAACGGGCTGTCCGATGCCGAAGCGGCCACCCTCGACGTCGACGAGGAACTGGGATCACCCGCCACCTACCCGCTGTACCCGTCGGGGTGGGCCCAGGTCGGCAACACCCCACTGAAGTGGTACAAGCACCACACGTTCGGCGGCGGGGTACGCGCACCGCTGATCGTCCGCTGGCCGGGCCACACCGCCGCCGGTGGCGTCCGCAGCCGTTTCCAGCACGCGATCGACATCACCCCGACGATCCTCGACGCCGCGGGCGTGGACTTCCCCGAGGTCGTCGACGGTGTCGCGCAACTCCCCGTCCACGGTGAGAGCTTCCTGGACCAGATGGACGAACGACCCTCGGTGGACTCGGCGGGGACCCCCGGCACCGGCCGGGTCCAGTACTTCGAGATGCAGGGTCACCGGGGCATCTTCGACGACGGGTGGAAGGCGGTGACCATGCACACAGCGGGTGAACCGTTCGAGTCCGACCGCTGGGAGCTCTACCGGCTCGACGAGGACTTCGCCGAACTGAACGACCTCGCTGAGGCTGAACCCGACCGCCTCGCCCGCATGAAGGACCTCTGGTGGCACGAGGCCGGTCGCCATGGCGTGACTCCCCTCGACGACCGCTTCCTCGAACGGGCCCAGGACAGGCGCGGGACCGACAACGAGGGCCGAACCCGTTTCCGCTACTTCCGGGGGACCCCGCGGATCTCCGAGTCGGCAGGAGCCGAGATCCGCGCCGGCGCCTTCACGATGGTCGTGCAACTCGACGGGTACGTCCCCGGCGACGAGGGCGTCCTGGTCGCATTCGGCGGTCGGTTCTCCGGGCTGGTCCTCTTCGTCGAGAACGACCACCTCTGCTTCGACCACAACAGCTACACCAACCACACGCATCTTCGTTCACGCGCCGCGATCCCCGCCGGCACGGCCACCGTCGGCATCGGGTGGGCGCCGGTCGACGACGAGGCCACCGTCGATCTGCTCGTCGACGGCGCCCCCGACGCCTCCGTGCGCATCAGTCGGCCCGTTCCGTTCTACGCGGGCGGAAACGGCTTCGAGGTCGGCGGCAACTGGCTCTCGCGGGTCAGCGACCGCTACGAGATGCCCTTCGAGTACACGGGCCGCTTCCGTCACGTGACGATCGACGCGTCCGGGACGGACCTCGACACGGGCGGCGCACGGCGGGCGGCCGCGCGCGCGGACTGAGCCAGGCTGAAGGCTGTTCGCTGTCCCTTCCGGCTCGGCCCGGGCAGGCTCAGGGCTGCTCGTTGTAGGTGAAGACCACCAGGCCGATCGGCGTCTGGCCGATGGCCGACAGCGACGCCTGGGACACGTGCAGTCTCAGGATCATCGAGGCGTCACCACCGAGCGCCCACACCACGGCGGCCTTGACCGGTGTCGCGTGGGTGGCGACGAGGACCACCTCACCGGCCGGCGACGCGAGCAGGTCGTCACAGGCAGCTCTGACCCGCTCGCTCAGAGAGGCGAGTGACTCACCACCGCCGGGTGGTTCGTAGTGGACGTCACGGGCCCAGCCCCAGGCGAGAGAGCTGATCGCCTCCTCGACCGGCCAGCCCTCGGCCATCCCGTAGTCGATCTCCGCGAAACGCTCGTCGACGGTGGTCGGAACATCCGCGAAACCTCCGTGCTCCAACGTCTGTCGGGCTCGCAGCGACGGGCTCGTGACGGCCCTGTCGACGTTCCACCGGTCCCTGATGAGTGCACCCACCGCTTCGGCCTGCTCGATGCCGACCTCGTCGAGAGGCGGGTTCAGTCGGCCCTGGAGGCGGTGCTCCGCGTTGAGCACGGTTCGCCCGTGGCGGAGCAGGACGATCGTCGTCGGCCCCTCGTAGCCGGGATCGAAGCCGTCGTCGGCCGCGCCTCTCAGCCAGGCGACCGAAGATGGCTCGCCTCGGCCCCCCGACCCGGACTCAGACGAAGATGGCTCGCCTCGGCCCCCCGACCCGGACTCAGACGAGGTCATGGCCGATCTCCGACAGCGCCGTCACGGGTACTCGTCGAGGATCCGGCGTGCCTGTTCGGTGTCCAACTTGAGTTGCCGGGCGAGGTCGTCGATGCCGTCGAATCGGCGTTCGCTGCGGATGAACTCGGCGAACTCGACCCGAACGAAGTCGCCGTAGAGGTCCCCGTCGAAGTCGAGCACATGGGCTTCGAGCAGCGAGTGCTCGGCGTGCTGGTAGAAGGTCGGACGCTTGCCGATGTTGATCGCACACGGTCGGCGAACGTCGTCGGACGCGGTGAGCCAACCGGCGTACACGCCGTCGGCGGGCCAGGCCCGATCCCGTGAGACCGGCACGTTGGCGGTCGGGAAGCCGATCGTGCGCCCCCGCTGGTCGCCCATGAGAACCTCGCCGGTGATGGCGAACGGCCGGCCGAGCATCGTCGTGGCCTCGCTGACCCGTCCTCCGGCGAGAGCCCGGCGGATCGCCGTGGACGACACGGGCTCGGGCATCCCGTCGAGGCGGGCCAGGTCCACGACCTCGACGTCGAATCCCGAACGGGCGCCGAACACGATGAGGTCGTCGACGTTGCCGCCGCGGTTGGCACCGAAGTGGAAGTTCGCGCCGATGACCACGCGACTCGCATTGAGCGAATGGACGAGTATCCGGTCGACGAACGTCTCGGGTTCCATCGTCGAGATGTCCGGGGTGAACGGCAACACGACCGTGCGGTCCACCCCGAGGGTCTCGAGGCG
Above is a window of Acidimicrobiales bacterium DNA encoding:
- a CDS encoding hydantoinase B/oxoprolinase family protein yields the protein MTDTTITAGGTSRFDAVELEVLWQSLIATVNEQAKALQRSAFSPIVREAGDLANGVFDRRGRMVAQAVTGTPGHINSLARAAVAMLAEYPAETLEPGDVLITNDPYKTAGQLLDVTVLSPVFRAGRLIAFFGSTIHHTDVGGYGIGAGARDVFEEGIWIPICKLMKAGERNDDAWRFILSNVRQPDHMAGDLHAQMASAEVGSQRLAALCDTYGLDDIEELADEIISRSEAATRASIRALPAGTYRSAAILDLADGSTIDIVCAVTVDTDAGEILVDYTGSSDASRWGINVVKNYTHAYTTFTVRSVLNPEIPNNHGSLEPIRMTAPEGSIVNAKSPQPCTARHVVGMFLPNALLKALAQIAPDSAMAEGSGAVWTMQVSGNHDDGSPFITAMFTYAGGVGARATKSGLSACSYPTGVAAVPIEVVEASAPIRFSRKALRPDSGGTGAQVGGLGQTIEFTVDTTRPWQLNAVTSRLVEAPEGIFGGDAGAAGSFEVNGEAVRTQSRIELAPGDVVRLELPGGGGYGEAAANAPEVAAS
- a CDS encoding ABC transporter permease is translated as MNAPAAADPGTTIPRRHEVPQGPVWIARDAWTEATRHLRIIPRNIELLIFATIQPIMFVLLFVYVFGGSIEVPGFADYDQYLLPGIFAQTVVFGSAFTGIGIAEDMQKGLIDRLRSLPMSRSAVLVGRTISDLVRNVITFLVMLGVAFAVGFRFEGSLVEAVGATALLLGFSYAFSWIQALFGLSVKSVEAANSAGFIWMFPLTFVSSAFVDVDTLPGWMQPIAEYNPFTVATDAARALYNGNDAGNDVWGALAWIVGIIAVFSTLAVRKYARTTSA
- a CDS encoding histidine phosphatase family protein; this encodes MTSSESGSGGRGEPSSSESGSGGRGEPSSVAWLRGAADDGFDPGYEGPTTIVLLRHGRTVLNAEHRLQGRLNPPLDEVGIEQAEAVGALIRDRWNVDRAVTSPSLRARQTLEHGGFADVPTTVDERFAEIDYGMAEGWPVEEAISSLAWGWARDVHYEPPGGGESLASLSERVRAACDDLLASPAGEVVLVATHATPVKAAVVWALGGDASMILRLHVSQASLSAIGQTPIGLVVFTYNEQP
- a CDS encoding cupin domain-containing protein is translated as MDPTRQMAFFMDEDAFVATDRPGFRRRVVTGDELQLCFWRIAGGTPGSYLHHHPDNEQLGIIMRGALDFRIGGEEVTERTVLGPGDFYLAYKDVWHGDSVFVGDEEYDECWILDVFAPPRDDLREDA
- a CDS encoding arylsulfatase: MIEHLLEPDFTGRVGTTVDRSTPAWPELPTPGPDAPNVVVIVLDDVGFAQLGCYGSDISTPHIDGLAASGLRYTNFHVTPLCSPTRACILTGRNHHSVGMGMISGFPSGFPNGREAVSHRAAMIPAALRAEGYGTYAVGKWHLVPMADMTPAGRFDHWPLSHGFDRFYGFLGGETDQYRPNLYVDNHVATPPQNPGYHLSEDLVAQAETMLSGHRSAAPDRPFFLYLAFGACHGPHQVPEPYRSRYRGRYDDGWDATRERWHRRQLELGVIPPGTGLAPRNPDVEPWASFDPAEQARFAEFQEVFAGFLEHTDAQVGRVLATLDALECAGNTIVMVMSDNGAAGEAGPRGTWNELIPFNGLSDAEAATLDVDEELGSPATYPLYPSGWAQVGNTPLKWYKHHTFGGGVRAPLIVRWPGHTAAGGVRSRFQHAIDITPTILDAAGVDFPEVVDGVAQLPVHGESFLDQMDERPSVDSAGTPGTGRVQYFEMQGHRGIFDDGWKAVTMHTAGEPFESDRWELYRLDEDFAELNDLAEAEPDRLARMKDLWWHEAGRHGVTPLDDRFLERAQDRRGTDNEGRTRFRYFRGTPRISESAGAEIRAGAFTMVVQLDGYVPGDEGVLVAFGGRFSGLVLFVENDHLCFDHNSYTNHTHLRSRAAIPAGTATVGIGWAPVDDEATVDLLVDGAPDASVRISRPVPFYAGGNGFEVGGNWLSRVSDRYEMPFEYTGRFRHVTIDASGTDLDTGGARRAAARAD
- a CDS encoding hydantoinase/oxoprolinase family protein yields the protein MTNWRLAVDIGGTFTDVVLVDGDSGRVVVDKTLTTPAAPLEGVRTGITALLAKAGVRPAEITAPIVHATTLITNALIEGKTGRAGLVTTTGFGDTLLIRDEHRYDMYDLQIEFPEPPIPRDLTFEIDERVSATGDIVGEPTPAALAELTRQLGDANLDAVAVCFLNAYVNGANERVVADHLSAELGVAVCVSSEVSPQIREYPRMVTTACNAATMPVIGPYLDELGKWLSAEGFGGSVLMMLSNGGVVSAADAARVPIRLVESGPAAGALAGSWFARRHDLDRLLCFDMGGTTAKACLIRHGEPELTNSFEVARIYRFKKGSGFPVSVPSVDLVEIGAGGGSLARVDGLGLLKVGPTSAGADPGPASYARGGTEPAVTDADVVLGMIDPETFLGGDMPLEASLARSALSPVAEGLGLSVTDTAAGIHEVVNQNMAAAARMHGVEQGIDLRGVPLIAFGGAGPVHACGVAELLESDRVIFPVDASVLSAFGTLVSPVRIDLARSRVRALGGLDPAERDALLEELREEGRRVLAAAGVATDRIHFRYGVDARYAGQGNEITIWVGEGDQWPIDDATLLTAFEEEYRRIFGLAIPDVGVEVVTWRLSAFEPSADIEPPVADGAGEPTPHRTRPVRFGRGEAPVEVPVYRRATLGAGATFGGPAIVEERETTAVIRPGWSVTVAGDGSLVATRGGET
- a CDS encoding ATP-binding cassette domain-containing protein, producing METPSPAMTVGSVALGAGRATSGADAVVAQGLEKAFGETRALRGLDLVVPRGSLLGVLGPNGAGKTTAVRILTTLLVPDAGSATVDGIDVIAQPGRVRARIGLTGQYAAVEERLTGRENLELVCRYFHMPRRDAKSRSVELLDRFALTDAGDRVVKGYSGGMRRRLDIAMSLVARPSVLFLDEPTTGLDPRSRLAMWDLIEELKAEGTTTLLTTQYLEEADRLADSITVIDRGRVIEEGTADQLKDRLGGNRVAVTIRHADNLGRAREAIAGLCTGEITDDGHRHLEASIATRPGIVPEAIRLLDAAGIDVLDVEVHRPTLDDVFLTLTGHSADDLAPDDSGDPDGDQP
- a CDS encoding bifunctional riboflavin kinase/FAD synthetase, which produces MHVLRDLPENSDPSAVTIGVFDGVHLGHQLIVGRMVEHARQNELRATVVTFDPHPALLLRPESAPKLLSTLESKLARLETLGVDRTVVLPFTPDISTMEPETFVDRILVHSLNASRVVIGANFHFGANRGGNVDDLIVFGARSGFDVEVVDLARLDGMPEPVSSTAIRRALAGGRVSEATTMLGRPFAITGEVLMGDQRGRTIGFPTANVPVSRDRAWPADGVYAGWLTASDDVRRPCAINIGKRPTFYQHAEHSLLEAHVLDFDGDLYGDFVRVEFAEFIRSERRFDGIDDLARQLKLDTEQARRILDEYP
- a CDS encoding FCD domain-containing protein; this encodes MSEPFGQIERRTVADEIRHAIAEGIRNGRLRAGEVLPPERELAEQFGVARTSVREAIVGLSALGVIERTGNRVRVVEHLPSVDVDVDHRKTAVRDMFETRRAIEVAVAEFACCRADDAQRSELAEMAGGFRSGLDIAEFRRLDRAFHAAIADACGNRVLAEVYSKVLDALFHSGEFESLLTDDVNAEAVAEIIDESARAHEAIATAMAEGSVTGVAAAVTAHLDQVESRMIEKLV